The following proteins come from a genomic window of Micromonospora echinofusca:
- a CDS encoding putative bifunctional diguanylate cyclase/phosphodiesterase — protein MESADSRNSVPPGRARPFFAFVWSVVALAAVLCVRPLLDLPAELPRLPVAFWVMAALAVGCDARPFVPPGRRQTSAVFPSTCFTFAILLGWGFGPALLVQAVAVVVSGWRMGHAPWRTAFNAAQYAAALGAAYVVTWLGPGSIFDGGRLRGTDVLAVGGATVAWFAVNYTLVSAAVRLRFGDRWWPSLRQGLGFELLSTGSLLLLAPVLVAAARASAALIPLVLVPLFAVYRMARLSVEQQQLASLDPLTGLPNRKALLAEVGEQVHVHAERAARGEPGARLALLLIDLDRFKNVNDALGHAVGDRLLVEVSARLTGVVGEGMVARLGGDEFAIVMTGLTDADEARELAGRVVRALAEPVSLDGLPLDVGGSIGIALFPEHGEDFATLMRHADVAMYDAKHRNDTVAVYAAESDHNSAERLGLLADLRRVLEAGRPAAAPPAGQVAAELADVGADGAPGDGAVAVAAGATPAGRLPGAGRAGATRGGDGATLSADVGDLTPGAGRWRLRRRRQRPGPPPGDELINRIVTAADPIRRRAATAATDGPDRGDGPGRRNGAGHPGGQGAGVVRRQGPPVDDGAGAPGGGRAPTGRRGPRHDATGRRDPDAAAAADAGEITMYYQPQVAIATGEVVGVEALLRWRHPRRGMVDPEELIRVAEQSAVMRLLTRRVVDDVVEQLAKWSAAGTHLPAALNVSVRDLHTGEIADQIADRLARYGVPPQRLQLEITEGALMADPRRVLATITRLHRIGVGIALDDFGTGYSSLQHLRRLPLSEVKVDRSFVLGMADDADDAAIVKSTIELAKALGLRVVAEGVEDERTWRMLHAAGCDAAQGWFYARPMPAEELVGWLARYRPVRPTPSPDTEIPRRHAR, from the coding sequence ATGGAGTCCGCCGACTCGCGCAACTCCGTTCCGCCTGGCCGGGCGCGCCCGTTCTTCGCCTTCGTCTGGTCGGTCGTCGCGCTGGCCGCGGTGCTCTGCGTACGCCCGCTGCTCGACCTTCCGGCCGAGCTGCCGCGGCTGCCGGTGGCGTTCTGGGTGATGGCGGCCCTGGCTGTCGGCTGCGACGCGCGCCCGTTCGTGCCCCCCGGGCGCAGGCAGACCTCCGCGGTCTTCCCGTCCACCTGCTTCACCTTCGCCATCCTGCTCGGCTGGGGCTTCGGCCCGGCGCTGCTGGTGCAGGCCGTGGCCGTCGTCGTCTCCGGCTGGCGGATGGGCCACGCCCCGTGGCGCACGGCGTTCAACGCCGCCCAGTACGCGGCCGCCCTGGGCGCCGCCTACGTGGTCACGTGGCTGGGGCCCGGCAGCATCTTCGACGGCGGCCGGCTGCGCGGCACGGACGTGCTGGCGGTGGGCGGCGCGACGGTGGCCTGGTTCGCCGTCAACTACACGCTGGTCAGCGCGGCTGTCCGGCTGCGTTTCGGTGACCGCTGGTGGCCCAGCCTGCGGCAGGGGCTGGGCTTCGAGCTGCTCTCCACCGGCTCGTTGCTGCTGCTCGCCCCGGTGCTGGTCGCGGCGGCACGGGCCAGCGCCGCGCTGATCCCGCTGGTGCTGGTGCCGCTGTTCGCCGTCTACCGGATGGCCCGGCTCAGCGTCGAGCAGCAGCAGCTCGCGTCCCTGGACCCGCTCACCGGCCTGCCCAACCGCAAGGCGCTGCTGGCCGAGGTCGGCGAGCAGGTGCACGTGCACGCCGAGCGCGCGGCCCGGGGCGAGCCCGGCGCGCGGCTGGCGCTGCTCCTGATCGACCTCGACCGGTTCAAGAACGTCAACGACGCGCTCGGGCACGCGGTGGGCGACCGGCTGCTGGTCGAGGTGAGCGCCCGGCTGACCGGCGTGGTCGGTGAAGGCATGGTCGCCCGGCTGGGCGGGGACGAGTTCGCCATCGTGATGACCGGCCTGACCGACGCCGACGAGGCCCGTGAGCTGGCCGGCCGGGTGGTCCGGGCGCTGGCCGAACCGGTGTCGCTGGACGGGTTGCCGCTCGACGTGGGCGGCTCGATCGGCATCGCGCTCTTCCCCGAGCACGGCGAGGACTTCGCGACCCTGATGCGCCACGCCGACGTGGCGATGTACGACGCCAAGCACCGCAACGACACCGTGGCGGTCTACGCGGCCGAGTCCGACCACAACTCCGCCGAGCGGCTCGGCCTGCTCGCCGACCTGCGCCGGGTGCTGGAGGCGGGCCGTCCGGCGGCCGCCCCGCCCGCCGGACAGGTCGCGGCCGAACTGGCCGACGTCGGCGCCGACGGCGCCCCGGGCGACGGGGCGGTGGCCGTCGCGGCCGGGGCGACGCCGGCCGGCCGCCTGCCGGGTGCCGGGCGGGCCGGCGCCACCCGGGGCGGCGACGGGGCCACGCTTTCCGCCGACGTCGGGGACCTCACCCCCGGAGCCGGTCGCTGGCGGCTACGTCGCCGTCGGCAGCGGCCCGGGCCGCCGCCCGGAGACGAGCTGATCAACCGGATCGTCACCGCCGCCGACCCGATCCGCCGTCGGGCGGCGACCGCCGCGACGGACGGCCCCGACCGAGGCGACGGCCCGGGCCGCCGCAACGGCGCCGGGCACCCCGGCGGGCAGGGCGCCGGGGTCGTACGCCGGCAGGGCCCGCCCGTCGACGACGGCGCGGGGGCGCCCGGCGGCGGCCGCGCCCCGACGGGCCGGCGGGGTCCCCGCCACGACGCGACCGGCCGGCGGGACCCCGACGCCGCTGCGGCCGCCGACGCGGGCGAGATCACCATGTACTACCAGCCGCAGGTCGCCATCGCGACCGGCGAGGTGGTCGGCGTGGAGGCGCTGCTGCGCTGGCGGCACCCCCGTCGGGGCATGGTGGACCCGGAGGAGCTGATCCGCGTCGCCGAGCAGAGTGCGGTGATGCGGCTGCTCACCCGCCGGGTGGTGGACGACGTGGTGGAACAGCTCGCCAAGTGGTCGGCCGCCGGGACGCACCTGCCGGCGGCGCTCAACGTCAGCGTGCGCGACCTGCACACCGGCGAGATCGCCGACCAGATCGCCGACCGGCTCGCCCGCTACGGGGTGCCGCCGCAGCGGCTGCAACTGGAGATCACCGAGGGCGCCCTGATGGCCGACCCGCGTCGCGTGCTGGCCACCATCACCCGGCTGCACCGCATCGGCGTGGGCATCGCCCTGGACGACTTCGGCACCGGCTACTCCTCCCTCCAACACCTGCGGCGGCTGCCGCTGTCCGAGGTGAAGGTGGACCGCTCCTTCGTGCTGGGGATGGCCGACGACGCCGACGACGCGGCGATCGTCAAGTCGACCATCGAGCTGGCGAAGGCGCTCGGGCTGCGGGTGGTCGCCGAGGGCGTCGAGGACGAGCGCACCTGGCGCATGCTCCACGCGGCGGGCTGCGACGCGGCGCAGGGCTGGTTCTACGCCCGGCCGATGCCGGCCGAGGAACTCGTCGGCTGGCTGGCCCGCTACCGGCCCGTCCGCCCGACGCCCAGCCCCGACACCGAGATTCCCCGCCGACACGCCCGCTGA
- a CDS encoding methionine synthase: MTDQAWPWPAGAATGIGSLPGTDIAEAQRIVLGELPALPHLPELPARGPGADLIGRTAGLLVELPVELYAARWRIAPRPGRDVRRARDLMERDLDQLAEQAEEYAGPVKIQTGGPLTLAASLELPIGGRMLRDPGAVRDLTNSLAEGLRGHVAAVARRLPRATVLLQLDEPSLPTVLAGRVPTESGLGAYRAVDPSAAASLLRTVVEAAGVPTVVHCCAPDVPLELIRSTGAIGVALDLGLVTDLDPLGEAIDAGLGLLAGAVSTTPSSAGRAPTSAQVADRVRQLWDRLGFPRRQLAEQVVVTPACGLASASGQHARAVLAACRDAGRRLAED; the protein is encoded by the coding sequence GTGACAGATCAGGCGTGGCCCTGGCCGGCCGGCGCGGCGACCGGCATCGGTTCGCTTCCCGGCACCGACATCGCCGAGGCACAGCGGATCGTCCTCGGTGAGCTTCCCGCCCTGCCCCACCTGCCGGAGCTGCCGGCGCGGGGCCCCGGCGCCGACCTGATCGGCCGGACCGCCGGCCTGCTGGTCGAGCTGCCGGTGGAGCTGTACGCCGCCCGCTGGCGGATCGCGCCGCGCCCGGGGCGGGACGTGCGCCGCGCCCGCGACCTGATGGAACGCGACCTCGACCAGCTCGCCGAGCAGGCGGAGGAGTACGCGGGGCCGGTCAAGATCCAGACAGGTGGCCCGCTGACCCTGGCCGCGTCCCTGGAGCTGCCGATCGGCGGCCGGATGCTGCGCGACCCCGGCGCCGTCCGGGATCTCACGAACTCGCTCGCGGAGGGGCTGCGCGGGCACGTCGCGGCGGTCGCCCGCCGGCTGCCGCGCGCCACCGTGCTGCTCCAGCTCGACGAGCCGTCGCTGCCGACGGTGCTCGCCGGGCGGGTGCCCACCGAGAGCGGGCTCGGCGCGTACCGGGCCGTCGATCCGAGCGCCGCCGCGTCGCTGCTGCGCACGGTCGTCGAGGCGGCCGGGGTGCCGACCGTGGTGCACTGCTGCGCGCCGGACGTGCCGCTGGAGCTGATCCGCTCGACGGGAGCCATCGGCGTCGCCCTCGACCTCGGCCTGGTCACCGACCTGGATCCGCTGGGCGAGGCGATCGACGCGGGGCTCGGGCTGCTGGCCGGCGCCGTCTCCACCACGCCGTCGTCCGCCGGTCGCGCGCCGACCTCGGCGCAGGTCGCCGATCGCGTACGCCAGCTCTGGGACCGCCTCGGGTTCCCCCGCCGGCAGCTCGCCGAGCAGGTCGTGGTGACCCCCGCCTGCGGCCTCGCCAGCGCCTCCGGGCAGCACGCGCGCGCCGTGCTCGCCGCCTGCCGGGACGCGGGACGGCGGCTCGCCGAGGACTGA
- a CDS encoding type II toxin-antitoxin system PemK/MazF family toxin has protein sequence MPEWLLWAAGIVLAVAAGWAWNDRRRGDRDDAGRPPRRPGARPGRRTPPGGPGRSSAPPRPRTAERAPDGAPRPGEIWWADVPYADGTGSKVRPCLVLRADGGGADVLKITSQDKSARDDHVSIPTRRWDPDADHDSFVDLAEPVHVALADFARRAGDCDPALWRRIRRLPHLPGA, from the coding sequence ATGCCGGAATGGCTGCTCTGGGCGGCGGGGATCGTGCTGGCCGTGGCCGCCGGCTGGGCGTGGAACGACCGGCGGCGGGGCGACCGCGACGACGCCGGGCGACCGCCGAGGCGTCCGGGTGCCCGCCCCGGCCGCAGGACGCCACCGGGCGGGCCCGGCCGGTCGAGCGCGCCGCCCCGGCCGCGCACCGCCGAGCGGGCCCCCGACGGGGCGCCGCGCCCGGGCGAGATCTGGTGGGCCGACGTCCCGTACGCCGACGGCACCGGCTCGAAGGTGCGGCCCTGCCTGGTGCTGCGCGCCGACGGCGGGGGCGCCGACGTCCTGAAGATCACCAGTCAGGACAAGAGCGCCCGGGACGACCACGTGTCCATCCCCACCCGTCGGTGGGATCCCGACGCCGACCACGACAGCTTCGTCGACCTGGCCGAGCCGGTGCACGTCGCGCTGGCCGACTTCGCCCGCCGCGCCGGCGACTGCGATCCCGCCCTGTGGCGTCGCATCCGCCGCCTCCCCCACCTGCCGGGCGCCTGA
- the gatC gene encoding Asp-tRNA(Asn)/Glu-tRNA(Gln) amidotransferase subunit GatC produces the protein MAAISREEVAHLARLSRLAVTEEELDTFAGQLDVILQAVAQVGEVAAADIPPTSHSVPLTNVLREDVVVPGLTPQEALSGAPDAEQQRFRVPRILDEDVAS, from the coding sequence ATGGCCGCCATCTCCCGCGAGGAGGTCGCGCACCTGGCGCGACTGTCGCGGCTCGCCGTAACGGAGGAGGAGCTGGACACCTTCGCCGGCCAGCTCGACGTGATCCTCCAGGCGGTCGCGCAGGTCGGCGAGGTCGCCGCGGCGGACATCCCGCCGACGTCGCACTCGGTGCCGCTGACCAACGTCCTGCGCGAGGACGTCGTGGTGCCCGGGCTGACCCCGCAGGAGGCGCTGTCGGGCGCGCCCGACGCCGAGCAGCAGCGGTTCCGCGTACCGCGGATCCTGGACGAGGATGTGGCGTCATGA
- the gatA gene encoding Asp-tRNA(Asn)/Glu-tRNA(Gln) amidotransferase subunit GatA — MTDLTRLTATQIAGLVASGETSAVEVTRAHLDRIGAVDDRVNAFLYVDTEGALAAAADVDARRAAGEELGPLAGVPVAVKDVLTTKGVPTTVGSKILEGWRPPYDSTIVQRLRAAGTVMLGKTNMDEFAMGSSTEYSAYGPTHNPWDLSRIPGGSGGGSSAALAAYEAPLAIGSDTGGSIRQPGAVTGTVGAKPTYGGTSRYGLVAFSSSLDTPGPCARNVLDAALLHEVIGGHDPRDSTSIPQPVPDVVAAARLGATGDLTGVKLGIVSEFVGEGAEPGVMAAFRESVDALTKLGAEIVEVSCPHFRYALPAYYLIAPSEASSNLARFDGVRFGLRVGDDGNRSLEEVMSLTREAGFGAEVKRRIMIGTYALSSGYYDAYYGQAQKVRTLITRDFTAAFEQVDALISPTTPFVAFPIGARTADPYQMYLADLFTIPTNLYGGPGISVPCGLSDGLPVGFQIMAPTMADDRMYRVAAALESAVGTFTPPAL, encoded by the coding sequence ATGACCGATCTGACCAGACTGACCGCGACGCAGATCGCGGGGCTCGTCGCCAGCGGTGAGACCTCCGCCGTCGAGGTCACCCGGGCGCACCTGGACCGCATCGGCGCCGTCGACGACCGGGTGAACGCGTTCCTGTACGTCGACACCGAGGGCGCGCTCGCCGCCGCCGCCGACGTCGACGCCCGTCGCGCCGCCGGCGAGGAGCTGGGCCCGCTGGCCGGCGTGCCGGTCGCCGTGAAGGACGTGCTGACTACCAAGGGCGTGCCGACCACCGTCGGGTCGAAGATCCTGGAGGGCTGGCGCCCGCCGTACGACTCGACGATCGTGCAGCGCCTGCGCGCCGCCGGCACGGTGATGCTCGGCAAGACCAACATGGACGAGTTCGCGATGGGCTCCTCCACGGAATACTCGGCGTACGGGCCGACGCACAACCCGTGGGACCTCAGCCGCATCCCGGGCGGCTCGGGCGGCGGCAGCTCCGCGGCGCTGGCCGCGTACGAGGCGCCGCTGGCGATCGGCTCCGACACCGGCGGCTCGATCCGCCAGCCGGGTGCCGTCACCGGCACGGTCGGCGCGAAGCCCACCTACGGCGGCACCTCCCGTTACGGCCTGGTGGCGTTCTCGTCGTCGCTGGACACCCCCGGCCCGTGCGCCCGCAACGTGCTGGACGCGGCGCTGCTGCACGAGGTGATCGGCGGGCACGACCCGCGCGACTCCACCTCGATCCCGCAGCCCGTGCCGGACGTGGTGGCCGCCGCCAGGCTCGGCGCGACCGGCGACCTGACCGGCGTGAAGCTCGGCATCGTCAGCGAGTTCGTCGGCGAGGGCGCCGAGCCGGGCGTGATGGCGGCGTTCCGCGAGTCGGTCGACGCGCTGACCAAGCTGGGCGCCGAGATCGTGGAGGTGTCCTGCCCCCACTTCCGGTACGCGCTGCCGGCGTACTACCTGATCGCCCCGAGCGAGGCCTCCTCCAACCTGGCCCGGTTCGACGGCGTCCGGTTCGGCCTGCGGGTCGGCGACGACGGCAACCGGTCGCTGGAGGAGGTCATGTCCCTGACCCGGGAGGCCGGCTTCGGCGCCGAGGTCAAGCGCCGCATCATGATCGGCACGTACGCGCTCTCGTCGGGCTACTACGACGCCTACTACGGGCAGGCGCAGAAGGTCCGTACGCTGATCACGCGGGACTTCACCGCCGCGTTCGAGCAGGTCGACGCGCTGATCTCGCCGACCACCCCGTTCGTGGCGTTCCCGATTGGCGCGCGCACCGCCGACCCCTACCAGATGTACCTGGCCGACCTGTTCACCATCCCGACGAACCTGTACGGCGGGCCGGGCATCTCGGTGCCGTGCGGGCTCTCCGACGGGCTGCCGGTCGGCTTCCAGATCATGGCCCCGACGATGGCCGACGACCGCATGTACCGGGTCGCCGCCGCGCTGGAGAGCGCCGTCGGCACGTTCACCCCACCGGCACTGTGA
- a CDS encoding ADP-ribosylglycohydrolase family protein, with translation MIDTSLRRAAGSLFGLAYGDALGKPTEFLTVAEIVRRYGPAGPRELAGEPALVTDDTQMALAVGWALHDAPALTPEAVEPLLRKRFLDWAASPENNRAPGMTCLRACAELERGVRWQEATVAGSKGCGANMRVTPVGLVDVDLDTLAGLAQLQAGLTHGHPTGLAASELTAYAVRLLRDGAALAELPRLLADRARDQRRVYRADWLGDLWQRPGVDTPEDFVARGWDECLAVLGRLDAALAAPDDGGDPCRHTGEGWIAEEALATALFCAIRHADDPVAALARGATTAGDSDSIAALAGAFVGTARGMAAWPAPWAARIEYADQLTALSRAWD, from the coding sequence ATGATCGACACCTCGCTCCGGCGGGCCGCGGGTTCGCTCTTCGGCCTCGCCTACGGTGACGCGTTGGGCAAGCCGACCGAGTTCCTGACCGTCGCCGAGATCGTTCGCCGGTACGGGCCGGCCGGCCCCCGCGAGCTCGCCGGTGAGCCGGCGCTGGTGACCGACGACACGCAGATGGCGCTGGCGGTCGGCTGGGCGCTGCACGACGCGCCGGCGCTGACCCCGGAGGCGGTCGAGCCGCTGCTGCGCAAGCGTTTCCTGGACTGGGCGGCCAGCCCGGAGAACAACCGGGCGCCGGGCATGACCTGCCTGCGGGCCTGCGCCGAACTGGAGCGCGGGGTGCGCTGGCAGGAGGCGACGGTGGCCGGCTCGAAGGGCTGCGGGGCCAACATGCGGGTCACCCCGGTCGGCCTGGTCGACGTCGACCTCGACACCCTCGCCGGGCTGGCCCAGCTCCAGGCGGGGCTGACCCACGGCCACCCGACCGGCCTCGCAGCCAGCGAACTGACCGCGTACGCGGTGCGGCTGCTGCGCGACGGCGCGGCGCTGGCGGAGCTGCCCCGGCTGCTCGCCGACCGGGCCCGCGACCAGCGGCGGGTCTACCGCGCCGACTGGCTCGGCGACCTCTGGCAGCGCCCCGGGGTGGACACCCCGGAGGACTTCGTCGCCCGGGGCTGGGACGAGTGCCTCGCCGTCCTCGGCCGCCTCGACGCCGCGCTCGCCGCCCCGGACGACGGCGGCGACCCGTGCCGGCACACCGGCGAGGGGTGGATCGCCGAGGAGGCGCTGGCCACGGCCCTGTTCTGCGCGATCCGGCACGCCGACGACCCGGTGGCCGCGCTGGCCCGGGGCGCCACCACCGCCGGCGACTCCGACTCGATCGCCGCGCTGGCCGGCGCCTTCGTCGGCACGGCCCGGGGCATGGCGGCCTGGCCCGCGCCCTGGGCCGCCCGCATCGAGTACGCCGACCAGCTCACCGCCCTCTCCCGGGCCTGGGACTGA
- the ligA gene encoding NAD-dependent DNA ligase LigA — protein sequence MSEEAIAQQVTPAQEAAAGAEPTPDARERHATLSQELTEHQYRYYVLDAPTIPDAEFDRQLRELEALEEQYPALRTPESPTQRVGGTFSTDFTPVAHAERMLSLDNAFADEELAAWAERVERDAGGPVPYLCELKVDGLAINLTYERGRLVRAATRGDGRTGEDVTANVRSIRDVPGQLATSAEFGDVPEFVEVRGEIYFPVAAFADLNAGLVEQGKPPFANPRNAAAGSLRQKDPRVTASRPLRLVVHGIGARRGFQPVAQSESYAALRAWGLPTSDRWRVVPDLAGVAEYIAHYAEHRHDVEHEIDGVVVKVDPVPIQGRLGSTSRAPRWAIAFKYPPEEVNTKLLDIDVEVGRTGRVTPRAVLQPVKVAGSTVAYATLHNAREVERKGVLIGDTVVLRKAGDVIPEVLGPVVDLRPADARPFVMPTTCPACGTPLAPAKEGDVDIRCPNSRTCPGQLRERVFHLAGRKVFDIEALGYKGAAALLDAQVITDEGDLFSLDEKQLARSPFFVNKDGTLGSNAAKLLDNLAVARERDLWRVLVGLSIRHVGPTAAQALARHFRSIEAIDRASEEELSSVDGVGPTIAASIREWFAVDWHREVVRKWREAGVRMAEEAVDEGPRPLEGLTVVVTGTLPGFSRDQASEAIQSRGGKVSGSVSKKTSFVVVGENPGSKADKAASLKVPVLDEDGFRVLLDAGPEAAREVARVEE from the coding sequence GTGTCCGAGGAAGCCATCGCCCAGCAGGTCACTCCGGCACAGGAGGCGGCCGCCGGCGCCGAGCCGACCCCCGATGCCCGGGAACGGCACGCGACGCTCAGTCAGGAGCTGACGGAACACCAGTACCGCTACTACGTGCTGGACGCGCCGACCATCCCCGACGCCGAGTTCGACCGGCAGTTGCGCGAGCTGGAGGCGCTGGAGGAGCAGTACCCGGCGCTGCGCACCCCCGAGTCGCCGACGCAGCGGGTCGGCGGCACCTTCTCCACCGACTTCACCCCCGTCGCCCACGCCGAGCGGATGCTCTCCCTCGACAACGCCTTCGCCGACGAGGAACTGGCGGCCTGGGCCGAGCGGGTCGAGCGCGACGCGGGTGGCCCGGTGCCCTACCTCTGCGAGCTGAAGGTCGACGGGCTCGCCATCAACCTGACCTACGAGCGCGGCCGGCTGGTGCGGGCGGCGACCCGGGGCGACGGGCGCACCGGCGAGGACGTCACCGCCAACGTGCGCAGCATCCGTGACGTGCCGGGCCAGCTCGCCACGTCGGCCGAGTTCGGCGACGTGCCCGAGTTCGTCGAGGTCCGGGGCGAGATCTACTTCCCGGTGGCCGCCTTCGCCGACCTCAACGCCGGGCTGGTCGAGCAGGGCAAGCCGCCGTTCGCCAACCCGCGCAACGCCGCCGCCGGCAGCCTGCGCCAGAAGGACCCGCGGGTCACCGCCTCCCGGCCGCTGCGGCTGGTGGTGCACGGCATCGGCGCCCGCCGCGGCTTCCAGCCGGTGGCGCAGTCCGAGTCCTACGCGGCCCTGCGGGCGTGGGGGCTGCCGACCAGCGACCGCTGGCGGGTGGTGCCCGACCTGGCCGGTGTCGCCGAATACATCGCCCACTACGCCGAGCACCGCCACGACGTCGAGCACGAGATCGACGGCGTGGTCGTCAAGGTCGACCCGGTCCCCATCCAGGGCCGGCTCGGCTCGACCAGCCGGGCGCCGCGCTGGGCCATCGCCTTCAAGTACCCGCCGGAGGAGGTGAACACGAAGCTGCTCGACATCGACGTCGAGGTCGGCCGCACCGGCCGGGTCACGCCGCGCGCCGTTCTCCAGCCGGTCAAGGTGGCCGGCTCCACCGTCGCGTACGCCACCCTGCACAACGCCCGGGAGGTCGAACGCAAGGGCGTCCTGATCGGCGACACCGTGGTGCTGCGCAAGGCCGGCGACGTGATCCCCGAGGTGCTCGGCCCGGTGGTCGACCTGCGTCCCGCCGACGCCCGGCCGTTCGTCATGCCCACCACCTGCCCGGCCTGCGGCACGCCGCTCGCGCCGGCGAAGGAGGGCGACGTCGACATCCGCTGCCCCAACTCCCGCACCTGCCCCGGTCAGCTGCGGGAGCGGGTCTTCCACCTGGCCGGCCGCAAGGTGTTCGACATCGAGGCGCTCGGCTACAAGGGCGCGGCGGCGCTGCTCGACGCGCAGGTCATCACCGACGAGGGCGACCTGTTCTCGTTGGACGAGAAGCAGCTCGCCCGGTCGCCCTTCTTCGTCAACAAGGACGGCACGCTCGGCAGCAACGCCGCCAAGCTGCTCGACAACCTGGCCGTGGCCCGCGAGCGCGACCTGTGGCGGGTGCTGGTGGGCCTGTCCATCCGGCACGTGGGCCCCACCGCCGCGCAGGCGCTCGCCCGGCACTTCCGCTCCATCGAGGCGATCGACCGGGCGAGCGAGGAGGAGCTCTCCTCGGTCGACGGCGTGGGGCCGACGATCGCGGCGAGCATCCGGGAGTGGTTCGCCGTCGACTGGCACCGCGAGGTGGTCCGCAAGTGGCGCGAGGCCGGCGTACGAATGGCCGAGGAGGCGGTCGACGAGGGGCCGCGCCCCCTGGAGGGCCTCACCGTCGTGGTGACCGGCACCCTGCCCGGGTTCAGCCGTGACCAGGCGTCCGAGGCGATCCAGAGCCGGGGCGGCAAGGTCAGCGGGTCGGTCTCCAAGAAGACGTCCTTCGTGGTGGTAGGGGAGAACCCCGGCTCGAAGGCCGACAAGGCGGCCAGCCTCAAGGTGCCGGTCCTGGACGAGGATGGTTTCCGGGTGCTGCTCGACGCCGGCCCGGAGGCCGCCCGGGAGGTCGCCCGCGTCGAGGAGTGA
- a CDS encoding VOC family protein yields the protein MMGQLRTVVIDCPDPRALAGFYSELLGLPVDADASDDGWVVIAGSGHRLAFQTAPDLRPPAWPDPERPQQFHLDVQVADVEAAEQRVLALGARRLPGEGDDFRVYADPAGHPFCLVFSA from the coding sequence ATGATGGGACAACTGCGCACCGTGGTCATCGACTGCCCCGATCCCCGGGCCTTGGCCGGGTTCTACTCGGAGCTGCTGGGCCTGCCCGTCGACGCCGACGCCAGCGACGACGGCTGGGTCGTGATCGCCGGCTCGGGTCACCGTCTCGCCTTCCAGACGGCGCCCGACCTGCGCCCGCCGGCGTGGCCCGACCCGGAGCGGCCGCAGCAGTTCCACCTGGACGTGCAGGTGGCGGACGTGGAGGCGGCCGAGCAGCGGGTGCTGGCGCTCGGCGCCCGGCGGCTGCCCGGCGAGGGCGACGACTTCCGGGTCTACGCCGACCCGGCCGGTCACCCCTTCTGCCTGGTCTTCTCCGCCTGA